The Thermoplasmata archaeon genome includes a region encoding these proteins:
- a CDS encoding DNA-directed RNA polymerase subunit D — protein sequence MPMQFEFLELTETKATFIVSGTAPYFVNALRRTLIADVPKMAIEDVEFHLGPIRDSSGKEFESIFPIFDEIVAHRLGLLPIPTDLDFFTFRDKCKCGGEGCPSCRIMYKLNKMGPCTVYSGDLEPLDDPKLAIKDDLIPIVKLAEGQAPLVYATAYLGTGSMHAKWQVCSGVGYKYYPIIEVDTKKCEGDGKCVEKCPRGVLKVDKKKAVVENPRACILCNACQEVCEYKAITVRGDDTKFIFTFETDGSVPAQRALTYALKLLEERFTEFREKLGEEME from the coding sequence ATGCCGATGCAGTTCGAGTTTCTGGAGCTCACCGAGACGAAGGCGACCTTCATCGTCTCCGGCACCGCGCCCTACTTCGTCAATGCGCTCCGGCGGACGCTGATAGCAGACGTTCCTAAAATGGCGATAGAGGACGTCGAGTTCCACCTCGGGCCAATCCGCGACTCCTCTGGCAAGGAATTCGAATCGATTTTCCCAATCTTCGATGAGATCGTGGCCCACAGGCTCGGCCTCCTGCCGATTCCCACAGACCTCGACTTCTTCACCTTCAGGGACAAATGCAAGTGCGGCGGGGAGGGCTGCCCCTCTTGCAGGATAATGTACAAGCTCAATAAGATGGGCCCCTGCACGGTCTACTCCGGCGACCTTGAGCCCCTCGACGACCCGAAGCTCGCTATCAAGGACGACTTAATTCCGATCGTGAAGCTCGCCGAGGGGCAGGCGCCGCTCGTCTACGCCACGGCCTACCTAGGTACAGGCTCGATGCACGCCAAGTGGCAGGTGTGCTCGGGCGTCGGCTACAAATATTACCCTATCATCGAGGTGGACACGAAGAAGTGCGAGGGCGATGGGAAGTGCGTTGAGAAATGCCCGCGCGGTGTGCTCAAAGTGGATAAGAAGAAGGCCGTTGTGGAGAACCCCCGCGCCTGCATTCTCTGCAACGCCTGCCAGGAGGTCTGCGAGTACAAAGCCATAACCGTCCGCGGGGACGACACGAAGTTCATCTTCACCTTCGAGACGGACGGCTCCGTCCCCGCCCAGAGGGCGCTGACCTACGCCCTTAAGCTCCTCGAGGAGCGCTTCACCGAGTTCAGGGAGAAGCTCGGCGAGGAGATGGAGTAA